One segment of Mastomys coucha isolate ucsf_1 unplaced genomic scaffold, UCSF_Mcou_1 pScaffold23, whole genome shotgun sequence DNA contains the following:
- the Ccrl2 gene encoding C-C chemokine receptor-like 2, translated as MDSYTVAPEDEYDVLIEGDLDNSGAADQVPVPEFLSAQQVLRFCCAVFAAGLLDNVLAVFILVKYKGLKNLGNIYFLNLALSNLCFLFPLPFWAHTAAHGESPGNRTCKVLVGLHSSGLYSEVLSNTLLLVQGYRVFSQGRLSSVFTTVSGGIVTCVLAWVMATALSLPESVFYEPRMERQKHMCGFGKPHFLPIEAPLWKYVLTSKMNILVLAFPLLVFIACYGQLRRTQSFRGRQCDLRKAALVITGVFLLMWAPYNIVLFLTAFQEHLSLQGEKSSYHLDASVQVTQLIATTHCCVNPFLYLLLDKAFTRYLRSLFPRCNDIPYQSSEDSRQVAPREGHGRPIELHSTLHQRQDII; from the coding sequence ATGGACAGCTACACAGTGGCTCCCGAGGATGAGTATGATGTCCTCATAGAGGGCGACCTGGACAACAGTGGGGCAGCGGACCAAGTTCCAGTCCCTGAGTTCCTCTCCGCCCAGCAGGTGCTCCGGTTCTGCTGCGCGGTATTTGCAGCGGGTCTCCTGGACAATGTGCTGGCGGTGTTTATCTTGGTGaaatacaaaggactcaagaatcTGGGGAACATCTACTTTCTAAACCTGGCACTTTCaaatttgtgtttcctgtttcccCTGCCATTCTGGGCCCATACTGCGGCACACGGGGAAAGCCCTGGCAACAGGACCTGTAAAGTTCTTGTCGGACTCCACTCCTCGGGCTTATACAGCGAGGTGCTTTCCAACACCCTCCTCCTTGTGCAAGGATACAGGGTGTTTTCCCAAGGGCGACTGTCCTCCGTCTTCACCACGGTGTCTGGTGGTATTGTTACCTGTGTCCTGGCGTGGGTCATGGCTACTGCCCTCTCTTTGCCGGAATCTGTGTTTTATGAGCCTCGGATGGAAAGACAGAAGCACATGTGTGGCTTTGGCAAACCTCACTTCTTGCCAATCGAAGCCCCGCTCTGGAAGTATGTTCTGACGTCAAAGATGAACATCTTGGTACTTGCTTTTCCTCTGCTGGTTTTTATAGCCTGCTACGGGCAGCTGAGGAGAACGCAGAGCTTCAGGGGGAGGCAGTGCGACCTCCGCAAGGCCGCTCTTGTCATAACGGGCGTGTTCCTTTTGATGTGGGCGCCCTACAATATTGTCCTCTTCCTGACTGCTTTCCAGGAACACTTGTCCCTGCAGGGTGAGAAGAGCAGCTACCACCTGGACGCAAGTGTTCAGGTCACACAGCTCATCGCCACCACCCACTGCTGCGTCAACCCATTTCTCTATTTGCTTCTTGACAAGGCCTTTACGAGATACCTCCGCAGCCTGTTCCCACGGTGCAATGACATCCCATATCAAAGTAGTGAGGACTCTCGGCAAGTGGCGCCAAGGGAAGGTCATGGCAGGCCCATTGAACTGCATAGTACTTTGCATCAAAGGCAGGATATAATATAA